The Carassius carassius chromosome 2, fCarCar2.1, whole genome shotgun sequence genome has a segment encoding these proteins:
- the LOC132110761 gene encoding ataxin-1-like, translating into MKPVHERNQECLPPKKRDLPVNNNNTSTINNNSSSISGGVGGSGSIGSAGGEDAPSSQSSGVSGESSGEWVRAQPSMHYGVDGGEGLVGLPVDQYSMLYKVALPAGTYSPTSLHPVLSHISPAYTVPSLQHTSVPYSPLGIAQIPHSSLQFVSSPYAAAVPYAVPPGFVPSHLIPPQSAISQPHSVSHLVPYPSVIQEGVGSSQQQVSTHAYTKMGVPLVLPSNQTATQAQLGTVGMLPAGELSPRAVYYHPTIRGVQLQRDLHSSSKEQEREVNGGDREHGGRESHQDAVYSARSAQLLQASAPEPQQDKSLKSRRPEGRMSPGQRSTPDTDLEVQQVVGRLASPVHCMSRKEATHVPLNLSQTSQRRGREIRGEVRTLYSSNPAESRAQTQQYVQQGHAVILANGQPVLVPLDYHHQQQQQPQQQHFQSNDVAPATYPKAVDAAACTPERSVVNLPPQQGQQPSQQLPGTFPQTPTLAPSGPSHFMKGAIIQLATGELKRVEDLQTQDFVRSAEVSGGLKIDSSMVVDIRASQQRHGLVALHFNVGEQQSKVTIDVPPEHPFFVFGQGWSSCSPERTAQLYGLTCHHLQVGDVCVSVTLQQQAASQQKPPQQVQARTPTKVNSTSGAPPQPMGPPAPQHTPRPQSQLKIERIHREKDRDKEEPMQVGGLRHTEVPSRPNRTSADHTRSQSNYCLHTEGQAPPGAAVGSSSVVASQRRWSAPGFQRYSIKNEEGGSLASAATSGSSRLSFIPQEIKLSIEGRSNAGK; encoded by the exons ATGAAACCAGTCCATGAGCGCAACCAGGAGTGCCTCCCTCCCAAGAAGCGGGACCTCcctgttaacaacaacaacacctcTACCATCAACAATAACAGCAGTAGCATCAGCGGCGGAGTGGGAGGCAGCGGTAGCATTGGGAGTGCAGGAGGAGAGGATGccccatcttcacaaagctcTGGAGTGAGTGGAGAAAGTAGTGGCGAATGGGTGCGGGCCCAGCCGAGCATGCATTATGGGGTGGATGGTGGCGAGGGTCTCGTTGGGCTTCCTGTGGATCAGTATAGCATGCTTTATAAAGTAGCTCTGCCCGCTGGCACATACTCGCCAACCAGTCTGCACCCCGTTCTTAGCCATATTTCTCCTGCCTACACCGTTCCCTCCCTCCAGCACACGAGTGTTCCCTACTCTCCACTTGGCATTGCCCAGATCCCTCACTCCTCCTTGCAGTTTGTTAGCTCTCCGTACGCCGCTGCAGTTCCCTACGCCGTGCCTCCGGGATTTGTTCCCAGCCATTTGATACCACCTCAGTCCGCTATTTCCCAGCCACACTCCGTTTCCCACCTGGTTCCATATCCATCAGTCATTCAGGAAGGAGTTGGCTCTTCCCAGCAGCAGGTCTCGACCCATGCATACACCAAAATGGGAGTTCCTTTGGTGCTCCCTTCTAATCAAACAGCAACACAAGCGCAGCTTGGGACTGTAGGGATGCTGCCTGCCGGGGAGCTCAGCCCGAGAGCTGTGTACTATCACCCCACCATTAGAGGTGTCCAACTTCAAAGAGACCTGCACAGCAGCTCCAAGGAGCAGGAGAGGGAGGTGAATGGAGGGGATAGAGAACACGGAGGCAGGGAGAGCCATCAAGATGCAGTTTATTCAGCCAGAAGTGCACAACTGCTGCAGGCATCTGCACCCGAGCCACAGCAAGACAAGAGCTTGAAAAGCCGCAGGCCGGAGGGCAGAATGTCGCCAGGACAGAGGAGCACACCGGACACTGATCTTGAG GTCCAGCAGGTAGTTGGACGACTTGCCTCTCCTGTCCACTGCATGAGTCGTAAGGAAGCAACACATGTCCCTTTGAACCTGTCTCAAACCTCTCAAAGGAGGGGTCGAGAGATTCGGGGTGAAGTCAGAACACTTTATTCATCAAATCCTGCTGAATCTAGAGCACAAACGCAGCAGTACGTTCAACAAGGACATGCCGTTATCTTGGCCAATGGGCAGCCTGTTCTCGTGCCCCTGGACTACcatcaccaacaacaacaacaaccgcaGCAGCAGCATTTCCAATCCAACGACGTGGCTCCTGCTACATATCCAAAAGCCGTGGATGCAGCAGCGTGTACCCCAGAGCGGTCAGTGGTGAACCTGCCTCCCCAACAGGGGCAGCAGCCCTCACAGCAGCTTCCTGGTACTTTCCCACAGACTCCTACGCTAGCACCCTCCGGCCCATCACACTTCATGAAGGGTGCCATCATACAGTTGGCTACCGGAGAGCTCAAGCGTGTAGAAGATCTGCAGACTCAGGACTTTGTGCGGAGTGCAGAAGTAAGTGGGGGGTTGAAGATCGACTCAAGCATGGTGGTGGACATCCGTGCTAGTCAACAGCGGCATGGTCTAGTGGCGCTGCATTTTAATGTAGGGGAGCAGCAGAGCAAAGTGACTATAGATGTTCCCCCTGAACACCCCTTTTTCGTTTTCGGACAGGGCTGGTCATCCTGTAGCCCTGAGCGGACTGCCCAACTGTACGGTCTCacctgccaccacctgcaagtgGGCGACGTTTGCGTGTCCGTGACACTGCAGCAGCAAGCTGCGTCGCAGCAAAAACCTCCACAGCAAGTGCAGGCCCGGACTCCCACCAAAGTCAACTCCACGTCAGGAGCCCCACCTCAACCCATGGGCCCCCCTGCCCCCCAACACACCCCTCGGCCACAAAGCCAATTAAAAATTGAGCGCATCCACAGAGAGAAGGACCGGGAcaaggaggagcccatgcaggtcGGGGGTTTGCGACACACTGAAGTACCCTCAAGACCAAACAGGACTTCAGCAGATCACACTCGGAGCCAGAGCAACTACTGTTTGCACACTGAGGGTCAAGCTCCACCGGGAGCCGCAGTGGGATCTTCTTCTGTAGTAGCATCCCAGAGACGCTGGTCTGCCCCTGGCTTCCAAAGATACAGCATCAAGAACGAGGAGGGAGGGAGTTTAGCATCAGCTGCCACCTCTGGCTCCTCTCGGCTGTCATTTATCCCTCAAGAGATCAAGCTATCCATTGAGGGGCGCTCGAACGCCGGGAAGTAG